A single Lactuca sativa cultivar Salinas chromosome 8, Lsat_Salinas_v11, whole genome shotgun sequence DNA region contains:
- the LOC111911257 gene encoding E3 ubiquitin-protein ligase MBR2 gives MATTVTPEHGRQRKPRIKSHSATPNSTHVTESRERLPPRKNLFGFLSLGCGRCSSPAAAVHPPGRILPENTRRRRRKKKKQRRNSGSRQENMVVIVPDVCCTPPGIGFTYDVAQSTSADAHRRNHRQRSRATRQAADLQQPWSTTEVDATAFIRSNVSDSRQYTRLQRRSPGGISEIVMLELNPLLDGRLEGSDRFGAWRINADIMSYEELVELSDRIGYVGGGLQEEEILDCLRRPKKSFLKSCDFNSKVKDSKCSICQEECKGDEDLGKLECGHYHHVDCIKQWLLYKNECPICKTVAKPDK, from the exons ATGGCCACTACTGTAACTCCTGAACATGGAAGACAGAGGAAACCAAGAATCAAATCACACTCTGCAACCCCTAATTCAACTCATGTTACTGAATCCAGGGAACGTCTTCCTCCCAGGAAAAACCTGTTCGGATTTTTGAGCCTGGGATGTGGTCGGTGTTCCTCACCGGCGGCGGCTGTGCATCCTCCAGGGCGAATCCTGCCAGAAAATACGAGAAGGaggagaaggaagaagaagaaacagAGAAGAAACAGTGGATCACGCCAGGAAAATATGGTGGTTATTGTTCCGGATGTTTGCTGTACTCCTCCCGGGATTGGATTTACATATGATGTTGCACAGAGTACAAGTGCTGATGCGCATAGACGAAATCACCGACAG CGTTCTCGTGCCACAAGGCAAGCGGCGGATCTTCAACAGCCATGGAGCACTACAGAAGTCGATGCTACAGCTTTCATAAGATCAAATGTATCTGATTCGAGGCAATATACTCGTCTCCAACGTCGTTCTCCTGGGGGAATATCTGAG ATTGTGATGTTGGAACTTAATCCATTGTTGGATGGGCGATTAGAAGGAAGCGATAGGTTTGGAGCATGGAGGATCAACGCAGATATCATGTCATACGAG GAATTGGTGGAATTGAGTGACAGAATCGGGTACGTTGGTGGTGGTTTGCAAGAAGAAGAAATACTCGACTGTTTAAGAAGACCTAAGAAATCCTTCCTTAAGTCCTGTGACTTTAATTCCAAAGTCAAAGACTCTAAATGTAGCATATGTCAA GAGGAGTGTAAAGGAGATGAAGATTTGGGAAAACTTGAATGTGGGCATTACCATCACGTAGATTGCATAAAACAATGGCTACTCTACAAAAACGAATGCCCAATCTGCAAAACCGTGGCTAAACCCGATAAATGA